In Halomarina salina, one DNA window encodes the following:
- a CDS encoding DNA-directed RNA polymerase subunit N has translation MMIPVRCFTCGKVVGEHWEEFTRRTEEEAENPAEVLDDLGVDRPCCRRMLVSHKDLVDIVAPYQ, from the coding sequence ATGATGATCCCAGTCCGGTGTTTCACGTGCGGCAAAGTCGTGGGTGAACACTGGGAGGAGTTCACGCGACGGACCGAAGAGGAAGCAGAGAATCCCGCCGAGGTCCTCGACGACCTGGGCGTCGACCGGCCGTGTTGCCGTCGGATGCTCGTCTCCCACAAGGACCTCGTGGACATCGTCGCCCCCTACCAGTGA
- a CDS encoding 30S ribosomal protein S9 codes for MVTNTSGKKKTAIARATVREGQGRVRINAQPVELTEPEMAQLKMLEPFRIADEELRDGVDVEVDVSGGGVMGQADAARTAIARGLVEFTNDAELRDAYMTFDRSLLVNDVRQTESKKWGGPGARARYQKSYR; via the coding sequence ATGGTAACCAACACGAGCGGCAAGAAGAAGACCGCGATCGCCCGGGCGACGGTCCGAGAGGGCCAGGGCCGGGTGCGCATCAACGCACAGCCAGTCGAGTTGACCGAGCCGGAGATGGCGCAGTTGAAGATGCTCGAACCGTTCCGCATCGCGGACGAGGAGCTCCGGGACGGCGTCGACGTCGAGGTCGACGTCTCCGGCGGCGGCGTGATGGGGCAGGCCGACGCGGCCCGCACCGCCATCGCCCGTGGACTCGTCGAGTTCACCAACGACGCCGAACTGCGGGACGCGTACATGACGTTCGACCGCTCGCTGCTGGTCAACGACGTCCGACAGACCGAGTCCAAGAAGTGGGGTGGACCGGGTGCTCGTGCGCGTTACCAGAAGTCCTACCGCTGA
- a CDS encoding 50S ribosomal protein L13 gives MSVAEFDADLVVDARDCILGRVASEVSQRAMDGERVAVVNAEHAIVTGDEDDVLAKYRKRVEVGSDRGPYYPKRPDRLFKRAIRGMVPYKTPRGREAFENVRTYVGNPYEGDENREAEILDGTSLDRLSNIKFVTLGEISEQIGANVTW, from the coding sequence ATGAGCGTCGCCGAGTTCGACGCAGACCTCGTCGTCGACGCACGCGACTGCATCCTCGGTCGCGTCGCCAGCGAGGTGTCCCAGCGCGCGATGGACGGCGAGCGCGTCGCCGTCGTCAACGCCGAACACGCCATCGTCACCGGCGACGAAGACGACGTGCTGGCGAAGTACCGCAAGCGCGTCGAGGTCGGTTCGGACCGCGGGCCGTACTACCCGAAGCGACCCGACCGCCTCTTCAAGCGCGCCATCCGCGGCATGGTCCCGTACAAGACCCCGCGCGGGCGCGAGGCGTTCGAGAACGTCCGGACGTACGTGGGCAACCCGTACGAGGGCGACGAGAACCGCGAGGCGGAGATCCTCGACGGCACCTCGCTCGACCGTCTGTCGAACATCAAATTCGTCACGCTGGGCGAGATCAGCGAACAGATCGGGGCGAACGTTACATGGTAA
- a CDS encoding 50S ribosomal protein L18e, producing MSKTNPRLQSLIADCKAAARSGAAVWGDVADRLEAPRRTHAEVNLGRIERYAQEEETVIVPGKVLGSGALRKDVTVAAVDFSGTARTKISQVGEAIDLEQALEQNPEGSDVRVIR from the coding sequence ATGAGTAAGACGAACCCGAGACTCCAGAGTCTCATCGCCGACTGTAAGGCCGCCGCACGGAGCGGTGCCGCGGTGTGGGGCGACGTCGCCGACCGGCTCGAAGCGCCACGGCGAACGCACGCGGAGGTCAACCTCGGGCGTATCGAACGGTACGCCCAGGAAGAAGAGACCGTCATCGTCCCCGGAAAGGTCCTCGGCAGTGGTGCGCTCCGCAAGGACGTCACCGTCGCTGCCGTCGACTTCTCCGGGACGGCCCGCACGAAGATCAGTCAGGTCGGTGAGGCCATCGACCTCGAACAGGCACTCGAACAGAACCCGGAAGGCAGCGACGTCAGGGTGATTCGATGA
- a CDS encoding DNA-directed RNA polymerase subunit D, protein MSEFDVEFIDRSEDDRDARFVVRGVTPAFANGIRRAMVADVPTLSIDELRVIENSSVMFDEMIGLRLGLVPLTTPPGEFEEGETVTLALDVQGPATAYSGDLVSSDGLVQPADENVPIIDLKENQRLELEAEAVLDRGKTHAKHQGGVAVGYRHLQTVEVVGDLGEFEDEETQIIRGVIEEDGELIPTEEFGNDLQNRYPGKEVRVEDVPNAFVFDVETDGSMSVDDLVLEAVDSLYARADELEEAVQL, encoded by the coding sequence ATGAGTGAGTTCGACGTGGAGTTCATCGACCGCTCCGAGGACGACCGGGACGCCCGGTTCGTCGTGCGTGGGGTGACCCCGGCGTTCGCCAACGGTATCCGGCGAGCGATGGTCGCGGACGTCCCCACGCTCTCTATCGACGAGCTACGCGTCATCGAGAACTCGTCGGTGATGTTCGACGAGATGATCGGGCTTCGACTCGGTCTCGTCCCGCTGACGACGCCGCCCGGCGAGTTCGAGGAGGGCGAGACCGTCACCCTCGCACTCGACGTGCAGGGGCCGGCGACGGCCTACTCGGGCGACCTCGTCTCCAGCGACGGCCTCGTGCAACCGGCCGACGAGAACGTCCCCATCATCGACCTAAAGGAGAACCAGCGGCTCGAACTGGAGGCCGAGGCCGTGCTCGACCGCGGGAAGACCCACGCCAAACACCAGGGCGGGGTCGCGGTCGGCTACCGGCACCTCCAGACCGTCGAGGTCGTCGGTGACCTCGGCGAGTTCGAGGACGAGGAGACGCAGATCATCCGCGGCGTCATCGAGGAGGACGGCGAGCTGATTCCGACCGAGGAGTTCGGCAACGACCTCCAGAACCGTTACCCCGGTAAGGAAGTGCGCGTCGAGGACGTGCCGAACGCCTTCGTCTTCGACGTGGAGACCGACGGCTCGATGAGCGTCGACGACCTCGTGCTCGAAGCCGTCGACTCGCTGTACGCTCGCGCAGACGAACTCGAAGAAGCGGTCCAGTTGTAA
- a CDS encoding 30S ribosomal protein S11, producing the protein MSQQEPEGRWAIAHVHASFNNTIITITDETGAETLAKSSGGTVVKQNRDEASPYAAMQMAETVAEDILAQGIEGVHVRVRGPGGNLQKNPGPGAQATIRALARAGLEIGRIEDVTPIPHDGTRPPKNSGF; encoded by the coding sequence ATGAGTCAACAGGAACCCGAGGGCCGCTGGGCCATCGCACACGTCCACGCATCGTTCAACAACACCATCATCACCATCACGGACGAGACGGGCGCGGAGACGCTCGCGAAATCGTCGGGTGGGACGGTCGTCAAGCAGAACCGCGACGAGGCGTCGCCGTACGCGGCCATGCAGATGGCCGAGACGGTCGCCGAGGACATCCTCGCGCAGGGCATCGAGGGCGTCCACGTCCGCGTTCGCGGCCCCGGTGGCAACCTGCAGAAGAACCCCGGTCCCGGCGCGCAGGCGACCATCCGGGCGCTCGCTCGTGCGGGCCTCGAGATCGGTCGCATCGAGGACGTCACGCCGATCCCGCACGACGGGACCCGACCACCGAAGAACAGCGGGTTCTGA
- a CDS encoding 30S ribosomal protein S4 — MTLGQNTKLYETPNHPYQGERISEEGGLTGRYGLKNKEELWKAQSELRDYRREARRLLGESQGDAEAAAEAGQEFLASLQRKGILGDADSLDDILSLEVTDVLERRLQTIAYRKGLASTPTQARQFITHGHVVVGDSRVRVPSYTVTTSEEDTIAFDENSPLADDLHPARAEGQE; from the coding sequence ATGACGCTCGGACAGAACACCAAGCTCTACGAGACGCCGAACCACCCGTATCAGGGCGAGCGCATCTCCGAGGAAGGCGGCCTCACGGGTCGCTACGGCCTGAAGAACAAGGAGGAACTCTGGAAGGCGCAGTCCGAACTGCGCGACTACCGCCGCGAGGCACGTCGCCTCCTCGGCGAGTCGCAGGGTGACGCCGAGGCCGCCGCCGAGGCCGGTCAGGAGTTCCTGGCCAGCCTGCAGCGCAAGGGCATCCTCGGGGACGCGGACAGCCTCGACGACATTCTGTCGCTCGAAGTGACCGACGTGCTCGAACGCCGCCTCCAGACCATCGCGTACCGGAAGGGCCTGGCGAGCACGCCGACCCAGGCGCGCCAGTTCATCACGCACGGCCACGTCGTCGTCGGTGACTCGCGCGTCCGCGTTCCGTCGTACACCGTGACGACGAGCGAGGAGGACACCATCGCGTTCGACGAGAACAGCCCGCTTGCGGACGACCTGCACCCCGCCCGAGCGGAGGGCCAAGAATGA
- a CDS encoding 30S ribosomal protein S13, with protein MSQEQPEGEEDDDIRYFVRIGQTDLDGTKTVERSLSEMNGIGRRSARIICERAEVDRTATFGRLDDDVIESVVEAVEQHAEDIPEWLANHQKGYFTGETTHEVGNELEMTRRQDINRMKMVSSYKGVRHQRGQKVRGQRTKSTGRSEGTIGVNVEAIKEEAAEDE; from the coding sequence ATGAGTCAGGAACAACCCGAGGGCGAAGAGGACGACGACATTCGTTACTTCGTCCGAATCGGACAGACGGACCTCGACGGGACGAAGACCGTCGAGCGTTCGCTCAGCGAGATGAACGGCATCGGGCGACGGAGCGCCCGCATCATCTGCGAGCGCGCAGAGGTCGACCGGACGGCGACGTTCGGCCGTCTCGACGACGACGTCATCGAGAGCGTCGTCGAGGCCGTCGAACAGCACGCCGAGGACATCCCGGAGTGGCTCGCCAACCACCAGAAGGGCTACTTCACGGGCGAGACCACCCACGAGGTCGGCAACGAACTCGAGATGACCCGTCGACAGGACATCAACCGCATGAAGATGGTCAGCTCCTACAAGGGCGTCCGTCACCAGCGCGGCCAGAAGGTCCGCGGGCAGCGCACGAAGTCCACCGGCCGCTCGGAGGGTACCATCGGCGTGAACGTCGAGGCCATCAAAGAGGAGGCAGCTGAGGACGAATGA
- the moaA gene encoding GTP 3',8-cyclase MoaA produces MLSDEFGREVSGVRISLTDRCNFDCVYCHNEGLGDTRGPMDPQDDEMSADDVVRFLEVVEEFGVEKAKFTGGEPMLRQDLEEIIERTPDSMETSLTTNGTFLPGRAEALVDAGLDRVNVSQDALDPQEFRELTKSGGYDDVIEGVQAAVDAGLTPVKLNMVVFEATAGYVPEMVEHVAENDGLQLQLIEYMPELAGRPEWAVDIERVHGWLEEQADRVEQREMHGRQRYWIDGGMVEVVDPVGNESFCANCHRVRVTHQGYLKGCLNRNDDLRTMGEMTKEEIREAYREVVANRVPYYGEYMVRDEDDEWVVNEKYLGMPADAD; encoded by the coding sequence ATGTTGTCGGACGAGTTCGGTCGCGAGGTCTCCGGCGTCCGCATCTCGCTCACCGACCGGTGTAACTTCGACTGTGTCTACTGTCACAACGAGGGACTGGGGGATACGCGGGGGCCGATGGACCCACAGGACGACGAGATGAGCGCCGACGACGTGGTCCGTTTCCTCGAAGTCGTCGAGGAGTTCGGCGTCGAGAAGGCGAAGTTCACGGGGGGTGAGCCGATGCTCCGGCAGGATCTCGAGGAGATCATCGAGCGCACGCCGGACTCGATGGAGACGTCGCTCACGACGAACGGGACGTTCCTGCCCGGGCGGGCGGAGGCGCTGGTCGACGCCGGCCTCGACCGGGTGAACGTCTCGCAGGACGCGCTCGACCCCCAGGAGTTCCGGGAACTGACGAAGAGCGGCGGGTACGACGACGTCATCGAGGGCGTGCAGGCCGCCGTCGACGCGGGCCTCACGCCGGTGAAGCTCAACATGGTCGTGTTCGAGGCGACCGCGGGGTACGTCCCGGAGATGGTCGAGCACGTCGCGGAGAACGACGGGCTCCAGCTACAGCTCATCGAGTACATGCCCGAACTCGCCGGGCGACCGGAGTGGGCCGTCGACATCGAGCGCGTCCACGGCTGGCTCGAAGAGCAGGCCGACCGCGTCGAACAGCGCGAGATGCACGGTCGCCAGCGGTACTGGATAGACGGAGGGATGGTCGAGGTGGTCGACCCGGTCGGCAACGAGTCGTTCTGCGCGAACTGCCACCGCGTGCGCGTGACCCACCAGGGCTACCTGAAGGGCTGTCTCAACCGGAACGACGACCTGCGCACGATGGGCGAGATGACGAAGGAGGAGATCCGCGAGGCGTACCGCGAGGTCGTCGCCAACCGCGTCCCGTACTACGGGGAGTACATGGTCCGGGACGAGGACGACGAGTGGGTGGTCAACGAGAAGTACCTCGGGATGCCCGCGGACGCCGACTGA
- a CDS encoding Mrp/NBP35 family ATP-binding protein — protein sequence MDKEEILDRLRTVEDSRLGDDIVSLGLVNDVTVDDRTIYISLALGAPYSPAETAIAGAVREALADADRELSLTAQVESNEDLAPEEQVLPDVTNIVAVASGKGGVGKSTVSVNLAAGLADMGASVGLFDADIYGPNVPRMVDSEQHPEATPDDTIVPPEKFGMKLMSMAFLVGEDDPVIWRGPMVHQILTQLWEDVEWGHLDYLVVDLPPGTGDTQLTLLQSLPLAGSVIVTTPQEVALDDARKALRMFGKHDTPVLGVVENMSSFHCPDCGSEHAIFGEGGGRRFADEVDMPFLGELPLDPRVREGGDTGEPVVLDEESATGDAFREMVENVADNVGVVRRREHQQATR from the coding sequence ATGGACAAGGAGGAGATTCTCGATCGGTTACGCACGGTCGAGGACTCGCGACTCGGCGACGACATCGTCTCGCTCGGCCTCGTCAACGACGTCACCGTCGACGACCGGACCATTTACATCTCGCTCGCGCTCGGTGCTCCGTACTCGCCCGCGGAGACGGCCATCGCCGGGGCCGTCCGCGAAGCACTCGCCGACGCCGACCGGGAACTCTCGCTCACGGCACAGGTCGAGTCCAACGAGGACCTCGCTCCCGAGGAGCAGGTGCTACCAGACGTCACGAACATCGTCGCCGTCGCCTCCGGGAAGGGTGGCGTCGGGAAATCCACCGTCTCGGTCAACCTCGCCGCCGGGCTCGCCGACATGGGTGCCAGCGTCGGGCTGTTCGACGCGGACATCTACGGCCCGAACGTCCCCCGGATGGTCGACTCCGAACAGCACCCGGAAGCGACGCCCGACGACACCATCGTCCCGCCCGAGAAGTTCGGTATGAAGCTGATGAGTATGGCCTTCCTCGTCGGCGAGGACGACCCCGTCATCTGGCGCGGTCCGATGGTCCACCAGATTCTCACGCAGCTCTGGGAGGACGTCGAGTGGGGCCACCTCGACTACCTCGTCGTGGACCTCCCGCCAGGCACCGGCGACACGCAACTGACCCTCCTCCAGTCGCTCCCGCTCGCCGGGTCGGTCATCGTCACGACCCCTCAAGAGGTCGCACTCGACGACGCGCGCAAGGCGCTCCGGATGTTCGGCAAGCACGACACGCCAGTCCTCGGCGTCGTCGAGAACATGTCGTCGTTCCACTGTCCCGACTGTGGCTCCGAACACGCCATCTTCGGGGAGGGGGGCGGCCGCCGGTTCGCCGACGAGGTGGACATGCCGTTCCTCGGCGAACTCCCGCTCGATCCACGAGTTCGCGAAGGTGGCGACACCGGCGAACCGGTCGTCCTCGACGAAGAGAGCGCGACCGGCGACGCGTTCCGCGAGATGGTCGAGAACGTCGCGGACAACGTCGGCGTCGTTCGCCGCCGCGAACACCAGCAGGCGACCAGATGA
- a CDS encoding PKD domain-containing protein: MRTKPLALAAFVVVATVGPVAAVGGVDRISEPLADAGLDQSVERGTTVLLDGSGSRAPDGRIAEYEWRIETPTGTAVSPREPTEPRTTFVAETVGRYVVTLTVTDDSGDTASDSLYVDVGEAATTPTTTTTAPTSTPSTPVSTTPPPAGPPDTPTPVDRSPTIRGPQLVTGDRPLGGEYSIATSGTVDQVEWTVDGDVEATGQSLVRSWSPGDHRLTATVSFADGTTEKADFADGTNRIVADPRPDLSLSDLVSQDGLSGTASATDGYGNLKSVDVSVDGLGTRGREVNDGSRSTVDFDWADAKPGRDYDIVVTAVDERGQQTTLNRTVTVLAPPEVVSAEFVNGPVDSYHPRIDAERYTAHHVLKIDLNGHSVADLGIDVSAEKPTDVRRIAGRKVATEDGIATVHTYWAGESPSSGSPYGVKFVLEMKSHQPSKMISDGSSGFIVTPSKSVMRIEMLNDGTRPVGGSGGSTRAPIDTREDIIIDASDSFDPDGTTLTYIWKNGAEATERDDSIGRLSGWEDGKIIIEDDSGARVYQNWSAQKTLVPNIESTEVVGEGPFSPDEPVRVEVRTALVQLRRNTANLDIGAELRGVPGEVVEWDELYTDAVGGENDFAFEGTIELPASALAKNGPDARLVLYNEKRPDYARKTTTLPTVALTGSQRTGRGTLDVTNLRYVIRKQTEETTVANARSEMQQLVDAGYEVKNSESTTVGYRIEEHVRTQEEIVDTDSREFSSTYSRRLFLKTHSQWTADGVQTHRERVRETHTEWRRTKGNGFTGETRRVRTDPAEYSTEREYEYSTVEPRTREITSRQCPLYGRCYEVTYERTVYVDVTHTYWARSKHLSYHSATGDVRRTLVDAAEYATEYEHRYSTWRTKTEREYVASHTTIVQPAKYEWQQVDTVENERAAWRQVSGQTDYRIGDTLTERRWMMSRTNTEEVIRPAYTEEDRVVGTRATVSGTIIRYRTGGSGPGTARVIDDFSTHFSSRGLLSRADIKERVRESEGGQ, from the coding sequence ATGCGAACGAAACCGTTGGCCCTCGCTGCGTTCGTCGTCGTAGCGACGGTCGGACCCGTCGCTGCTGTCGGAGGAGTCGACCGGATTTCCGAACCACTCGCGGATGCAGGCCTCGATCAGTCCGTCGAACGGGGAACGACTGTCCTCCTGGACGGGTCGGGGTCACGTGCTCCCGATGGACGTATCGCCGAGTACGAGTGGCGTATCGAGACACCGACGGGGACTGCTGTCAGTCCCCGCGAACCGACAGAGCCTCGAACGACGTTCGTCGCGGAGACAGTCGGGCGGTACGTCGTCACCCTCACCGTAACAGATGATAGCGGCGACACTGCGTCCGATTCGCTCTACGTCGACGTCGGCGAGGCAGCGACGACACCCACCACGACGACCACAGCACCCACCTCGACCCCCAGCACGCCAGTCTCGACTACGCCACCACCCGCGGGGCCTCCTGATACGCCAACCCCGGTCGACCGTTCACCGACGATTCGCGGTCCGCAACTCGTCACGGGTGACCGGCCACTCGGAGGGGAGTACTCTATAGCGACGAGTGGTACCGTCGACCAGGTCGAATGGACTGTCGACGGCGACGTCGAGGCGACTGGTCAGTCACTGGTTAGGAGCTGGTCTCCTGGCGATCATAGGCTCACGGCCACAGTCTCCTTCGCAGATGGTACGACGGAGAAGGCAGACTTTGCAGACGGTACGAATCGTATCGTCGCGGATCCTCGTCCCGACCTGTCGCTCTCCGACCTCGTCTCTCAGGACGGGCTGTCCGGAACGGCGAGCGCAACTGACGGCTACGGGAACCTGAAGTCTGTCGACGTGAGTGTTGACGGACTCGGTACACGAGGCAGAGAGGTGAACGATGGTTCTCGGTCGACAGTGGACTTCGACTGGGCGGACGCCAAGCCGGGGCGTGACTACGATATCGTCGTCACAGCAGTCGATGAACGGGGACAGCAGACGACGCTGAATCGCACCGTCACAGTACTCGCACCTCCCGAAGTGGTCTCGGCGGAGTTCGTAAACGGACCCGTCGACTCGTATCACCCGCGAATCGATGCAGAACGATACACGGCGCACCATGTCCTGAAAATCGATTTGAACGGGCATTCGGTAGCGGATTTAGGAATCGATGTCAGCGCAGAGAAGCCAACTGATGTGCGTCGAATAGCCGGTCGAAAGGTAGCGACAGAAGATGGAATCGCCACTGTCCACACCTATTGGGCTGGTGAATCCCCTAGCTCAGGATCGCCGTATGGTGTGAAGTTCGTTCTGGAGATGAAATCCCATCAACCGAGTAAGATGATTAGCGACGGGAGTTCAGGGTTCATTGTCACTCCTAGCAAGTCGGTGATGCGTATCGAGATGCTAAATGATGGTACGAGGCCTGTTGGAGGGTCGGGGGGTTCGACGCGTGCTCCGATAGATACGAGAGAGGACATCATTATCGATGCGAGCGATTCGTTCGACCCTGATGGAACGACCTTGACCTATATCTGGAAAAATGGGGCAGAGGCGACGGAGCGAGACGACTCCATCGGTCGATTGTCTGGTTGGGAGGATGGAAAAATTATTATCGAGGATGACTCCGGGGCGAGAGTCTACCAGAATTGGAGTGCTCAAAAGACACTAGTCCCCAATATAGAATCAACAGAAGTTGTCGGAGAAGGTCCGTTCTCACCAGACGAACCGGTTCGGGTTGAAGTTAGAACGGCTCTCGTACAGCTTCGACGCAACACAGCAAATCTCGACATCGGAGCGGAACTCAGAGGTGTGCCTGGTGAAGTCGTGGAATGGGACGAACTGTACACCGATGCAGTCGGGGGGGAGAACGACTTCGCATTCGAGGGGACGATCGAACTGCCCGCGAGTGCGCTGGCGAAGAACGGGCCGGATGCGCGACTCGTCCTATACAACGAGAAACGCCCGGACTACGCACGGAAGACGACGACGCTACCGACAGTGGCACTCACCGGGTCCCAGCGAACAGGCCGGGGCACCCTCGATGTAACCAACCTCCGGTACGTAATCCGCAAGCAGACCGAGGAGACGACTGTCGCAAATGCACGTAGCGAGATGCAGCAGCTAGTCGATGCTGGCTACGAGGTCAAGAACTCCGAGTCGACTACTGTCGGCTACCGCATCGAGGAACACGTCCGAACCCAGGAGGAAATCGTCGATACAGACTCTCGTGAGTTCAGTTCGACGTACAGCCGTCGACTGTTCCTCAAGACCCATTCGCAGTGGACCGCCGACGGCGTTCAGACGCATCGCGAGCGGGTCAGAGAAACGCATACGGAGTGGAGACGTACCAAAGGAAACGGATTCACCGGCGAGACACGTAGAGTTCGCACCGACCCTGCCGAATACTCCACCGAACGCGAGTACGAGTACTCGACGGTCGAACCGCGAACGCGTGAGATTACGAGCCGTCAATGTCCATTGTACGGGAGATGCTACGAGGTGACCTACGAACGGACGGTGTACGTCGACGTCACCCATACGTACTGGGCCCGTTCGAAGCATCTATCGTATCATTCGGCTACTGGAGACGTTCGACGCACGCTCGTCGATGCAGCCGAATACGCGACGGAGTACGAGCACCGGTACAGCACTTGGAGAACTAAAACGGAACGCGAGTACGTCGCGTCCCACACCACGATTGTCCAACCTGCGAAGTACGAGTGGCAGCAGGTGGACACCGTTGAGAACGAGCGAGCCGCCTGGCGACAGGTGTCCGGCCAGACAGACTACCGAATCGGCGATACGCTGACCGAACGCCGATGGATGATGAGTCGCACGAACACAGAGGAGGTCATCCGTCCAGCGTACACCGAGGAAGATCGTGTCGTGGGAACTCGCGCGACTGTGAGTGGGACGATCATCCGCTATCGTACTGGTGGGTCTGGGCCTGGCACCGCCAGAGTGATCGACGACTTCAGCACGCACTTCTCCAGTCGTGGGCTTCTCAGCAGGGCGGACATCAAGGAACGTGTTCGTGAGTCGGAGGGAGGACAGTGA
- a CDS encoding ribonuclease J yields the protein MEVEIATIGGYEEVGRQMTAVRAGDDVVVFDMGLNLSQVLIHDNVETERMHSLDLIDMGAIPDDRVMSDLEGDVKAIVPTHGHLDHIGAISKLAHRYDAPVVATPFTIELVKQQINSEEKFGVENDLVKMSAGETMSIGDSGNVELEFVHVTHSIIDAINPVLHTPEGAVVYGLDKRMDHSPVIEDPIDMKRFREIGREGNGVLAYIEDCTNAGRKGRTPSESVARRHLEDVMTSVEDWDGGIVATTFSSHISRVTSLVEFAKDIGRQPVLLGRSMEKYSGTAERLGFVDFPDDVGMYGHRKSVDRTFKRIMNEGKENFLPIVTGHQGEPRAMLTRMGRGETPYQLEDGDKVIFSARVIPEPTNEGQRYQSEKLLKMQGARIYDDIHVSGHLREEGHYTMLQALQPQHVIPAHQDMKGFAPYTKLASSQGYTLGRDLHVTRNGNMIQLTE from the coding sequence ATGGAAGTCGAAATCGCAACGATTGGCGGATACGAAGAGGTCGGCCGACAGATGACGGCCGTTCGTGCCGGGGACGACGTGGTCGTCTTCGACATGGGGCTCAACCTCTCGCAGGTACTGATTCACGACAACGTCGAGACCGAGCGGATGCACTCGCTCGACCTCATCGACATGGGCGCGATTCCGGACGACCGCGTCATGTCCGACCTCGAGGGCGACGTGAAGGCCATCGTGCCCACGCACGGTCACCTCGACCACATCGGGGCCATCTCGAAACTGGCGCACCGCTACGACGCCCCCGTCGTCGCGACGCCGTTCACCATCGAACTGGTCAAGCAGCAGATCAACTCGGAGGAGAAGTTCGGCGTCGAGAACGACCTCGTGAAGATGAGCGCGGGCGAGACGATGTCCATCGGCGACTCGGGCAACGTCGAACTGGAGTTCGTCCACGTCACTCACTCCATCATCGACGCGATCAACCCGGTCCTGCACACGCCCGAGGGCGCGGTCGTCTACGGCCTCGACAAGCGCATGGACCACTCGCCGGTCATCGAGGACCCCATCGACATGAAGCGGTTCCGCGAGATCGGCCGCGAGGGCAACGGCGTCCTCGCGTACATCGAGGACTGTACGAACGCGGGTCGGAAGGGCCGCACGCCATCCGAGAGCGTCGCCCGACGCCACCTCGAGGACGTGATGACCTCCGTCGAGGACTGGGACGGCGGCATCGTCGCCACGACGTTCAGTTCCCACATCTCGCGGGTCACGTCGCTCGTCGAGTTCGCGAAGGACATCGGTCGTCAGCCAGTGTTGCTGGGCCGGTCGATGGAGAAGTACTCGGGGACCGCCGAGCGCCTCGGCTTCGTGGACTTCCCGGACGACGTCGGGATGTACGGTCACCGCAAGAGCGTCGACCGGACGTTCAAGCGCATCATGAACGAGGGCAAGGAGAACTTCCTGCCCATCGTGACCGGCCACCAGGGCGAGCCACGGGCGATGCTCACCCGGATGGGCCGCGGCGAGACGCCGTACCAGCTCGAAGACGGTGACAAGGTCATCTTCTCGGCGCGGGTCATCCCGGAGCCGACGAACGAGGGCCAGCGCTACCAGTCCGAGAAGCTCCTGAAGATGCAGGGCGCTCGCATCTACGACGACATCCACGTCTCCGGCCACCTCCGCGAGGAGGGCCACTACACGATGCTGCAGGCACTCCAGCCACAGCACGTCATCCCGGCCCACCAGGACATGAAAGGGTTCGCGCCGTACACGAAGCTCGCGTCCTCGCAGGGTTACACCCTCGGACGTGACCTGCACGTGACGCGCAACGGGAACATGATCCAGCTGACGGAATGA